One Podarcis muralis chromosome Z, rPodMur119.hap1.1, whole genome shotgun sequence DNA segment encodes these proteins:
- the ZBTB43 gene encoding zinc finger and BTB domain-containing protein 43, with protein sequence MEPGTNSFRVEFPDFCSTVLQKLNQQRQQGQLCDVSIVVQGHLFRAHKAVLAASSPYFCDQVLLKNSRRIVLPDVMNPRVFENILLSTYTGRLVMPAPEIVSYLTAASFLQMWHVVDKCTEVLEGNPSVLCQKLNRASDHQSPSSSNYNGLVESFEIGSVGQADFHKVQDGENEEESSKDELLSQLTEHEYLPSNSSTEHDRLSTGMTSQDGEEGASDSAEYQYARPLYSKPSIMSHKRWIHVKTERFVQDCEGVEVHGPYDEQQVSESMNAIQVSHSVPTSGPEDLRVNEKKMGTEFGEQANESNYDEQVDFYGSSMEEFSGERADGTLSLQRQDAGIAAGYGDSMDIPSGIKEENALSGFSTADKLYPCQCGKSFTHKSQRDRHMGMHLGLRPYGCGVCGKKFKMKHHLVGHMKIHTGIKPYECNICGKRFMWRDSFHRHVTSCTKSYQACKVEQNTTEMN encoded by the coding sequence ATGGAGCCTGGAACAAATTCTTTCAGAGTGGAGTTCCCTGACTTCTGCAGCACCGTTTTGCAGAAGCTGAACCAGCAACGCCAGCAAGGGCAGCTCTGTGATGTTTCTATTGTTGTTCAGGGACATTTGTTCCGAGCCCACAAAGCTGTCTTGGCAGCCAGCTCCCCTTACTTCTGCGACCAAGTGCTCTTGAAAAACAGTCGACGGATTGTTCTGCCTGACGTCATGAACCCCAGAGTGTTTGAGAACATCCTTCTGTCAACTTACACTGGCCGCTTGGTGATGCCCGCGCCAGAGATTGTCAGCTACCTCACAGCGGCAAGTTTTCTTCAGATGTGGCACGTGGTAGACAAATGCACTGAGGTGCTGGAAGGAAACCCTTCCGTTCTTTGTCAAAAGTTGAATCGTGCCAGTGACCACCAGTCCCCCAGCAGCAGTAACTACAATGGCCTGGTGGAGAGCTTTGAGATAGGGTCTGTGGGGCAGGCAGACTTCCACAAAGTGCAGGATGGTGAAAATGAAGAGGAAAGCTCGAAAGATGAACTGTTGTCTCAACTCACAGAACATGAGTATCTCCCCAGCAATTCTTCAACGGAACATGACCGTCTGAGCACAGGGATGACAAGCCAGGATGGAGAGGAAGGAGCAAGCGACAGTGCTGAGTATCAGTACGCCAGGCCCCTTTACAGCAAACCGAGCATCATGTCTCACAAGCGGTGGATCCATGTGAAGACAGAGAGGTTTGTGCAGGACTGCGAAGGGGTGGAGGTGCATGGCCCTTACGATGAGCAGCAGGTGTCTGAATCCATGAATGCCATTCAGGTGAGCCACTCTGTCCCGACGTCTGGCCCCGAAGACCTTCGTGTCAATGAAAAAAAGATGGGGACAGAGTTTGGTGAGCAAGCCAATGAAAGCAATTACGATGAGCAAGTGGACTTCTACGGCTCTTCCATGGAAGAGTTTTCTGGGGAAAGGGCCGATGGGACACTCAGCCTTCAGAGACAGGACGCTGGGATTGCTGCAGGTTATGGAGATAGCATGGACATTCCCTCGGGGATCAAGGAAGAAAATGCCCTGTCTGGGTTCTCCACAGCTGACAAACTTTACCCCTGCCAGTGTGGCAAAAGCTTTACCCACAAAAGCCAGAGGGACCGCCACATGGGCATGCACCTCGGCCTGCGGCCTTACGGTTGTGGCGTGTGTGGTAAGAAGTTCAAAATGAAGCACCACCTTGTTGGCCACATGAAAATTCACACTGGCATCAAGCCTTATGAGTGCAACATTTGTGGGAAAAGGTTCATGTGGAGGGACAGTTTTCATCGGCATGTAACATCTTGTACAAAGTCATACCAAGCCTGTAAGGTGGAACAGAACACTACTGAGATGAATTGA